Within Caulobacter segnis, the genomic segment TCGCCGACTGATCTTCCTGCTCAACGCCGGCCATCGGCGCGTCCAGCGCTGGATCGAGGGCAAGATGGCGGCCAAGGGCGGCCTGACCGCCGCCCAGTCGGGGGTCTTGTTCTTCCTCGGCGAGCAGGATGGGGCGCTGATCGGCGAGGCGGCCGACGCCCTGGACCTGGCGCCTTCGGCCATGACCGGCCTGATCGATCGCATGACCCGGGCCGGGCTGGTCGAGCGCCGCGCCGATCCCAAGGATGGCCGCGCCATGCGCCTGCACCTGACCGACAAGGGGCGCGCCGCCCGCGAGGCGGCCAAGGCCGGGCTGGACGGCATCAACGCCCACCTGACCGCCGGTTTCACGGACGAGGAGATCGGCGTGGTCGCCCGCTGGCTTTCCAGCCTGCAGACCAAATTCCCCAAGGGAGAGTGACATGACGGACGCTAGGCAAGGTGACTGGGTGAAGGTCGAGATCGACGCCGGCGTGATGACGCTCACCCTGGCGCGTCCGGAAAAGAAGAACGCCCTGTCCAACGCCATGTACGGCGTGCTGGCCGACAGCCTGGAGGCCGCCGAGAAGGATCCGGCCGTGCGCGTCGTGATCTTCCAGGCCGACGGCGACAGCTTCACGGCCGGCAACGACCTGCAGGACTTCGCGGCCCAGGCGACGGGCGCCTTCACGGGCGAGCGGCACGTGATCCGCTTCCTCAAGGCCCTGGCCAACGCCACCCGGCCGCTGGTCGCCGCCGTCCACGGCCAGGCCGTGGGCGTGGGCACGACCATGCTGCTGCACTGCGACCTGGTCTATGTCACCCCGGACGCGCGGCTGACCGTGCCGTTCGTCAACCTGGCCCTGGTGCCGGAGGCGGCGTCCAGCTGGCTGCTGCCCGCCCGTATAGGTCACGCCCGCGCCTACGCCATGTTCGCCCTGGGCGAGGCGATCGACGGCGGTACGGCCGTGGCCTGGGGCATCGCCAACGGTTCGGCAGAGCTTTCCGATTTGCGCGCCCGCGCCCGCGCCGCCGCCGATCAGCTGGCCAAGAAACCGCTGGGCGCCCTGACCACCACCAAGCGCCTGATGCGCGACGCCGAGAAGATCGCCGCCCTGATGGACACCGAGGGCGCGCTGTTCGGCGAGCGTCTCAAGACCGCCGAAGCCCGCGAGGCCTTCATGGCCTTCATGGAGCGCAGGCCGCCGGACTTCAGTAAGGTAAGCTAGCAAAAACGATCTGGGAGGATCGACATGGCGGAGCGGATAACCTCGTCTTTCGGGGCGAAGTCGACGGCGCGCGAGGTGGCCGCGGGCCATGACCTGTCGGGGAAGGTCGCCATCGTCACCGGCGCGGCCACCGGCATCGGCGTCGAGACCGCGCGGGCCCTGGCCCTGGCGGGCGCGGAAGTGATCATCGCCGCCCGCAAGCCCGATCTGGGCGAGGAGATCGCCAACCAGATCAACGAGGAAGCGGGCATGAAGCGGGTCAGCTTCGGCATGCTGGACCTCTCCAGCCTCGAGGCCATCCGCCATTTCGCCCATCGCTGG encodes:
- a CDS encoding MarR family winged helix-turn-helix transcriptional regulator, with the protein product MSVPADRRLIFLLNAGHRRVQRWIEGKMAAKGGLTAAQSGVLFFLGEQDGALIGEAADALDLAPSAMTGLIDRMTRAGLVERRADPKDGRAMRLHLTDKGRAAREAAKAGLDGINAHLTAGFTDEEIGVVARWLSSLQTKFPKGE
- a CDS encoding enoyl-CoA hydratase, translated to MTDARQGDWVKVEIDAGVMTLTLARPEKKNALSNAMYGVLADSLEAAEKDPAVRVVIFQADGDSFTAGNDLQDFAAQATGAFTGERHVIRFLKALANATRPLVAAVHGQAVGVGTTMLLHCDLVYVTPDARLTVPFVNLALVPEAASSWLLPARIGHARAYAMFALGEAIDGGTAVAWGIANGSAELSDLRARARAAADQLAKKPLGALTTTKRLMRDAEKIAALMDTEGALFGERLKTAEAREAFMAFMERRPPDFSKVS